The Deltaproteobacteria bacterium genome has a segment encoding these proteins:
- the lnt gene encoding apolipoprotein N-acyltransferase produces the protein MSNKSIIASVISGTIMIFAFPPFDIWVIGWFGMAPLFFAIYDKKPLQAFALGFIWGIVFFLGTVYWVVNSMVNYGGVPVWASVLALLLLVIVLSLYPAVFAYFTFSREKHAFHPSAFRLIFIPFLWVSLEFVRTYLFTGFPWVLLGYSQTAFLPIMQIADITGVYGVSFLIIMVNVFLFNCGLQIADCGFKIKISKMEWIIVFSVLILVFGYGHLRIGQIDNLTKNWRQIKIGIAQGNIDQAQKWDPAHQEGTIDIYRQISIDIAQNEKDIDLIIWPETATPFYLQSDEKFGPLIFDIAKTLAVNLITGSPAHEYTSDGKTINYYNSVFLISKQGGIVNRYDKVHLVPFGEYVPFKRFLPFEKLVAGVGDFSSGKNFKPLALNNDDTFGILICFEAIFPDIARQLLKNGADFLITVTNDAWFGRSSAPYQHLSQSLVRAVEGRTFLIRSANTGISAVIDPVGRIKVKSGLFTREGLVDTISLKERSFTTFYTRYGDVFAIGCIFISIVIFITNARKRGQTCLLTFALFIFSITFFTSAVPFSYFSYWSPFLVFLLS, from the coding sequence ATGTCAAATAAATCAATAATAGCATCTGTTATATCAGGCACTATTATGATATTTGCATTCCCGCCTTTTGATATATGGGTTATAGGTTGGTTTGGCATGGCGCCTTTATTCTTTGCCATTTATGATAAAAAGCCGTTGCAGGCATTTGCACTGGGCTTTATCTGGGGCATTGTTTTTTTTCTCGGCACTGTTTACTGGGTTGTAAACTCAATGGTAAATTACGGTGGTGTGCCTGTATGGGCAAGTGTGCTGGCGCTTCTGCTTCTTGTAATTGTCTTAAGCCTTTACCCTGCTGTATTCGCTTATTTTACCTTTAGCCGTGAAAAGCATGCTTTTCACCCTTCAGCCTTTCGCCTGATTTTTATCCCTTTCCTCTGGGTCAGTCTTGAATTTGTGCGGACATATCTTTTTACAGGCTTTCCTTGGGTCTTACTTGGTTATTCACAAACAGCATTCCTCCCAATAATGCAGATTGCTGATATAACAGGTGTCTATGGTGTATCGTTTTTGATAATCATGGTCAATGTTTTTCTATTCAATTGCGGACTGCAGATTGCAGATTGCGGATTTAAAATTAAAATTTCTAAAATGGAATGGATTATAGTATTTTCGGTTTTAATCCTTGTCTTTGGTTATGGTCATTTAAGGATTGGACAGATTGATAATTTAACTAAAAACTGGAGGCAGATTAAGATAGGTATTGCCCAGGGCAATATAGATCAGGCGCAGAAATGGGACCCTGCACATCAGGAAGGAACGATAGATATTTACAGGCAGATTAGTATAGACATTGCACAAAATGAAAAGGACATTGACCTTATTATATGGCCAGAAACAGCCACACCATTTTATCTTCAGTCTGATGAAAAATTCGGTCCGCTTATCTTTGATATAGCAAAAACTCTGGCAGTAAACCTTATTACAGGAAGTCCTGCGCATGAGTATACATCTGATGGTAAAACTATAAATTACTATAACAGCGTGTTTCTGATTTCAAAGCAGGGAGGCATTGTCAATAGATACGATAAAGTCCATCTCGTGCCTTTCGGCGAATATGTCCCTTTTAAAAGATTTCTTCCATTTGAAAAACTTGTTGCAGGTGTCGGGGATTTCAGTTCAGGAAAAAACTTCAAGCCCCTTGCATTAAATAATGATGATACATTTGGCATCCTCATATGTTTTGAGGCAATATTTCCTGACATAGCAAGGCAGCTTTTGAAAAATGGCGCAGACTTTTTAATCACAGTAACAAATGATGCATGGTTTGGAAGGTCATCTGCACCATATCAGCACCTATCCCAATCATTAGTGCGGGCTGTTGAAGGCAGGACATTTTTAATCCGCTCTGCCAATACAGGTATAAGCGCAGTGATTGACCCTGTTGGAAGGATAAAGGTTAAAAGCGGACTGTTTACAAGAGAAGGTTTAGTAGATACAATATCATTAAAAGAAAGGTCTTTCACAACATTTTATACCCGATATGGCGATGTGTTTGCCATTGGATGCATATTCATCTCAATAGTTATATTTATTACTAATGCAAGAAAAAGGGGGCAGACTTGCCTATTGACATTTGCCCTCTTTATCTTCTCTATCACCTTTTTTACCTCTGCCGTCCCCTTTTCTTATTTTTCTTATTGGTCCCCTTTTCTTGTTTTCTTATTATCCTAA